Proteins encoded within one genomic window of uncultured Desulfobacter sp.:
- a CDS encoding ParB/RepB/Spo0J family partition protein gives MMNKKRKNTGLGRGISALIPDMEEPEANSDFFFCNVDQLTPNRYQPRTRFSEEELERLTQSIAEQGVLQPLLARKMDGAYELIAGERRLRAARAAGLDQVPVIILNLTDEQVLEVSIIENIQRENLNVLEEAEAYYRLIDEFGYTQEKVAEKIGKNRSTIANLLRLRSLPEEIKEGLIAEQISMGHARALLGAGSIENQLYLFKKVVEKHLSVRETERLVNQAKKQPQKIAKKITADEKKFLEETSSQISSRINSPVFIKKSGSRGRIEIKFSSGSEFNRLVELLSKIS, from the coding sequence ATGATGAATAAGAAACGCAAAAATACCGGTCTCGGCCGCGGTATATCCGCGCTTATTCCGGATATGGAAGAACCCGAAGCCAATTCGGATTTTTTCTTTTGTAATGTTGACCAGTTAACACCTAACCGCTACCAGCCCAGAACCCGGTTTAGTGAGGAGGAACTGGAACGGCTCACCCAGTCCATTGCCGAGCAGGGCGTGCTTCAGCCTCTTTTGGCCAGAAAAATGGACGGCGCCTATGAGCTGATTGCCGGGGAGCGTCGCCTGCGGGCGGCAAGGGCGGCAGGCCTTGACCAGGTGCCTGTCATCATCCTCAATCTGACCGACGAGCAGGTACTTGAAGTTTCGATCATCGAAAATATCCAAAGAGAAAATCTCAATGTGCTTGAAGAGGCCGAAGCGTATTACCGGCTCATTGACGAGTTTGGATACACCCAGGAAAAAGTGGCTGAGAAAATCGGCAAGAACCGGTCCACAATCGCCAACCTGCTGCGTCTGCGCAGCCTGCCCGAAGAGATTAAAGAGGGGCTGATTGCCGAACAAATAAGCATGGGGCATGCCCGGGCGCTGTTGGGGGCCGGATCCATTGAGAATCAGCTCTATTTGTTCAAGAAGGTCGTAGAAAAACATTTGTCGGTGCGGGAAACCGAACGGCTGGTCAATCAGGCTAAGAAACAGCCACAGAAAATCGCAAAAAAAATTACTGCGGACGAAAAAAAGTTTTTAGAAGAGACCTCGTCCCAGATATCCTCCCGGATCAATTCTCCGGTCTTTATTAAAAAAAGTGGGAGCCGTGGACGAATTGAGATTAAATTTTCTTCCGGGTCCGAATTTAACCGTCTTGTGGAGTTGCTGAGCAAAATTTCATGA
- a CDS encoding ParA family protein: MTQIISIANQKGGVGKTTTAVNLAASLAKLKKKVLLVDCDSQANATTALGVDKPSLEASLYDGLIGETGIEDLLLPTMLKGMTLVPANVDLIGFEVEMMSDPRRQARLKELLVPAVDQFDFVIIDCPPALSLLTLNAFSASDSVVIPLQSEFFALEGLGQLLDTIKRIKNAFNSSLMIKGILLTMFDRRTNLSQNVVDDARQYFKDLVFKTKIPRNVKLGEAPSYGLPVILYDKTSPGAKSYMSFARELLKR, from the coding sequence ATGACTCAGATCATCAGTATTGCCAATCAGAAGGGTGGGGTGGGTAAAACCACCACAGCAGTCAATCTGGCGGCTTCCCTTGCCAAACTGAAAAAAAAAGTGTTGCTTGTGGATTGTGATTCCCAGGCCAATGCCACAACGGCTCTCGGGGTAGATAAACCCAGCCTTGAAGCATCTTTGTATGATGGTTTAATTGGAGAAACCGGCATTGAAGATTTGCTTTTACCCACCATGCTCAAGGGAATGACCTTGGTGCCGGCCAATGTTGATCTCATTGGATTTGAAGTGGAAATGATGTCCGACCCCAGAAGACAGGCTCGGCTCAAGGAGCTTTTGGTTCCCGCAGTTGATCAATTTGATTTTGTTATTATCGATTGTCCGCCGGCGTTGAGTCTTTTAACACTGAACGCGTTTTCGGCAAGTGATTCTGTTGTCATTCCGTTGCAAAGTGAATTTTTTGCTTTGGAAGGATTAGGGCAGCTTTTGGATACAATCAAGCGAATTAAGAATGCATTTAATTCAAGTTTGATGATCAAGGGTATTTTACTGACAATGTTCGACCGCAGGACCAATTTATCCCAGAATGTGGTGGATGATGCCAGGCAGTATTTCAAAGATCTGGTGTTCAAAACAAAAATTCCCCGTAATGTGAAGCTTGGAGAGGCCCCAAGCTATGGTCTGCCGGTTATTCTTTATGATAAAACATCACCAGGTGCTAAAAGTTATATGTCCTTTGCCAGGGAACTTTTAAAGCGATGA
- the hrpA gene encoding ATP-dependent RNA helicase HrpA, translated as MSISDQIKRLIPKAMCRDRYMLARALRSKGKPGKGSDNNFLKNLLVKAKISADTRQLRLDNRPQNIRFDPDLPINGKKETIIKAIQDHPVVIISGETGSGKTTQIPKLCLEAGRGISGMIGCTQPRRIAAMTVAKRIAFELNESLGQSVGYKIRFDDHTPDNAYIKLMTDGILLAETQQDKFLNQYDTLIVDEAHERSLNIDFVLGILRGLVKKRRDLKLIITSATIDTEKFSKAFDNAPVIEVSGRMYPVELIYAPIEDDNKNGDTTSTPDDQGYVEAAAAQAANLLMRTRTGDILIFMPTEQDIGETMEILKGKNLSGVTILPLFARLSAGEQAKVFTHGPGRKVVISTNVAETSLTIPGIKYVVDTGLARIPSYSPRTRTTALPVSPVSQSSANQRMGRCGRVENGVCIRLYDEDDFNGRPFFTTPEILRSNLAEVILRMIALQLGDVSTFPFIDPPAPKSIKDGFDTLLELNAIAANNARKKTGRKYRLTPSGRLMARLPMDPKLSRILLNAGDTGVLKEAVVITTALTVSDIRQRPADKVQAADQKHAQFKDPASDFITLLNIWNACIDARKRLKSRSALRKWCIENFLSFKRLREWQDIHGQITRMIKEHDIKQTAPSPADPKTADSKTDQFEHGGPLYAAIHKALLHGYLAGIAQKKEKNLFTAAKGRQAVIFPGSGLFNKAGNWIVAAEYVKTSQLFARCVGNIDPAWIEEIGQNLCTRTYSDPHWEKKRGEVVASEQVSLFGLILAGGRSVAYGKINPEESGELFIRHALVQEEIFQKFGFMSHNQNLIEEIATLEDKTRQRDILASEDEIYSFYQSRLPKPFFNIRTFAKFIKDKKDDTFLKMTREDLQKTDVDEAVLARFPDTLATDQGEFALDYKFNPGEKTDGVTLKVSSQDAALIRPHQVETLVPGLLREKIAALIKALPKTHRVKLMPIQQRADVIADHLPESDAPLYSKLSKVIHEHFNLIIPASAWSDEDLADHLKMRISIRDHKDREIKSLRDLSKLGTFTDRRPAPKANAFERAKKAFEKRGIREWNFADIEQEIQLDKGHESLRKAFPGLCCEQGSDGVTLTLFKTRQAALENHVKGVGRLFEMMFPDDIKALKKDINRTKDLSRFAPYFNDRPTFAAMAYNTMAKTFFQKAIFTQKAFDAHVQTLRPKLYTLGQQAMENIFTVGREYAACFDLLQTLSLAAKNRPVIFDALTAIFNELKNLCPANFLELYDLDRIALLPKNIECLSIRARRWVDNPAKETQKKELVAPYERKLAHLISTLDPGSSKEKSNAVEEFFWMLEEYKISVYAQELKTRFKISPKRLDKALLDVSAMV; from the coding sequence ATGTCAATTTCAGATCAAATTAAAAGGCTCATTCCCAAGGCCATGTGCCGGGACCGGTATATGCTGGCCCGCGCCTTGCGCAGCAAAGGTAAACCCGGTAAGGGGTCGGATAACAATTTTTTAAAAAATCTTCTGGTAAAAGCCAAAATCTCGGCGGATACCCGGCAACTGCGTTTAGACAACCGCCCCCAGAATATCCGGTTTGACCCGGACCTGCCCATAAACGGCAAAAAAGAGACAATCATCAAGGCCATCCAAGACCACCCTGTGGTGATCATCTCAGGTGAAACCGGATCCGGCAAAACCACACAGATTCCCAAACTATGTCTGGAAGCAGGCCGAGGAATTTCAGGCATGATCGGCTGCACCCAGCCCCGGCGCATTGCCGCCATGACCGTGGCCAAACGCATTGCTTTTGAGCTCAACGAATCTTTGGGACAATCCGTGGGATATAAAATCCGGTTTGATGACCACACACCTGACAACGCTTATATCAAGCTGATGACCGACGGTATTTTGTTGGCCGAAACCCAGCAGGACAAATTTTTAAATCAGTATGACACCCTGATTGTGGATGAGGCCCATGAGCGCAGCCTCAATATCGATTTTGTTCTAGGTATCCTGCGCGGTCTTGTCAAAAAACGCCGGGATCTCAAACTGATTATCACCAGTGCCACCATTGATACGGAAAAATTTTCCAAGGCCTTTGACAATGCCCCGGTGATTGAGGTTTCGGGCCGGATGTATCCGGTGGAACTGATCTATGCGCCCATTGAAGACGACAACAAAAATGGGGATACGACCAGTACCCCGGATGACCAAGGGTATGTGGAGGCAGCCGCCGCACAGGCCGCCAACCTGTTGATGCGCACCCGCACCGGCGATATCCTGATTTTTATGCCCACAGAACAGGATATCGGAGAGACCATGGAAATACTTAAAGGCAAAAATCTTTCCGGGGTGACGATTCTGCCGTTGTTTGCACGCCTGTCTGCCGGAGAACAGGCCAAAGTGTTTACCCACGGTCCCGGCAGAAAGGTCGTGATCTCAACCAATGTAGCCGAAACCTCTTTGACCATCCCCGGCATCAAATATGTGGTGGACACAGGCCTTGCCCGGATCCCCTCCTATTCACCAAGAACCCGGACCACGGCGCTGCCGGTCAGTCCTGTTTCCCAGTCCAGTGCCAACCAGCGCATGGGCCGGTGCGGCCGTGTGGAAAACGGGGTGTGCATAAGGCTTTATGATGAAGATGATTTCAATGGCCGTCCTTTTTTTACAACCCCTGAAATTTTACGTTCCAACCTGGCCGAAGTTATTTTACGCATGATCGCCCTGCAGCTTGGCGATGTCTCCACCTTCCCTTTTATTGACCCGCCTGCGCCTAAAAGCATTAAGGACGGGTTTGACACGCTTTTGGAACTCAATGCCATTGCAGCCAACAATGCCCGAAAAAAAACCGGCAGAAAATACCGACTCACCCCATCGGGGCGTTTGATGGCCAGGCTGCCCATGGACCCGAAACTGTCACGCATCCTGCTCAACGCAGGAGATACGGGAGTACTCAAAGAAGCCGTCGTTATCACCACGGCCTTGACCGTGTCCGACATCCGCCAGCGACCGGCAGACAAAGTCCAGGCCGCAGACCAGAAACATGCCCAGTTCAAAGACCCGGCATCAGATTTTATTACGTTGCTAAACATCTGGAATGCATGCATAGACGCCAGAAAGCGGCTAAAATCACGTTCAGCCCTTCGCAAATGGTGCATCGAAAATTTTTTATCCTTTAAGCGGTTACGGGAGTGGCAGGATATCCATGGCCAGATTACCCGGATGATCAAAGAGCATGACATCAAACAAACCGCGCCATCGCCGGCCGACCCAAAAACGGCTGATTCTAAGACCGATCAGTTTGAACATGGCGGCCCCTTGTATGCCGCCATCCACAAAGCCCTTCTCCACGGATATCTGGCCGGCATTGCCCAAAAAAAAGAGAAAAATCTTTTCACGGCAGCCAAGGGCAGACAGGCCGTTATCTTTCCGGGTTCAGGCCTGTTCAACAAAGCCGGCAACTGGATCGTAGCGGCCGAATATGTCAAGACCAGCCAGCTTTTTGCCCGTTGTGTGGGAAATATTGACCCGGCCTGGATCGAAGAAATCGGGCAAAACCTTTGCACCCGCACCTACAGCGATCCGCACTGGGAAAAAAAACGCGGGGAGGTCGTAGCATCTGAACAGGTCTCGTTGTTCGGCCTTATCCTTGCAGGCGGCAGATCAGTGGCCTACGGAAAAATCAACCCCGAAGAGTCCGGGGAACTGTTCATCCGCCATGCCCTGGTCCAAGAAGAGATCTTCCAAAAATTCGGATTCATGTCCCACAACCAAAATCTCATTGAAGAGATTGCCACCTTAGAAGACAAAACCCGGCAGCGGGACATTCTTGCTTCTGAGGATGAGATCTATTCGTTCTACCAGTCCCGTCTGCCCAAACCCTTTTTCAACATCCGCACTTTTGCCAAATTTATTAAAGATAAAAAAGATGATACCTTTCTGAAGATGACCCGTGAGGATCTGCAGAAAACCGATGTGGACGAAGCGGTTCTGGCCCGGTTCCCCGACACGCTTGCCACCGACCAGGGGGAGTTTGCCCTAGATTACAAATTCAACCCCGGGGAAAAGACGGACGGCGTGACCCTTAAAGTGTCCAGCCAGGATGCAGCACTTATCCGTCCCCACCAGGTGGAGACCTTGGTGCCCGGGCTGCTCAGGGAAAAAATCGCCGCCTTGATCAAAGCATTGCCCAAAACCCATCGGGTAAAACTGATGCCCATCCAGCAGCGGGCCGATGTTATTGCCGACCACCTGCCCGAATCGGATGCACCTTTGTATTCAAAATTATCCAAAGTCATCCACGAACATTTTAACCTTATTATTCCAGCCTCGGCCTGGTCGGATGAGGATCTTGCCGATCATTTGAAAATGCGGATATCCATCCGGGACCACAAAGACAGGGAAATCAAATCTTTAAGAGACCTGTCAAAATTAGGAACATTTACCGACCGGCGCCCTGCCCCCAAGGCCAATGCCTTTGAACGGGCAAAAAAGGCCTTTGAAAAAAGAGGAATTCGGGAATGGAATTTTGCTGACATTGAACAGGAAATTCAGCTCGACAAAGGACATGAAAGCCTGCGCAAAGCATTTCCCGGTCTTTGCTGCGAACAAGGCAGTGATGGAGTAACGTTAACCTTGTTCAAAACAAGGCAAGCTGCTTTGGAAAACCATGTCAAAGGGGTGGGCCGCCTGTTTGAAATGATGTTCCCTGATGATATCAAGGCCTTGAAAAAAGATATAAACAGGACCAAAGACTTAAGCCGGTTCGCACCCTACTTTAATGACCGGCCCACCTTTGCCGCCATGGCGTACAATACCATGGCAAAAACCTTTTTCCAAAAGGCAATATTTACACAAAAAGCCTTTGATGCCCATGTACAAACGCTGCGCCCAAAGCTGTATACGTTAGGCCAACAAGCCATGGAAAACATTTTCACCGTGGGTCGGGAATACGCCGCCTGTTTTGATCTGCTGCAAACCTTAAGTCTTGCCGCAAAAAACAGGCCTGTAATTTTCGATGCGTTAACGGCAATATTCAATGAGCTGAAAAACCTGTGCCCGGCCAATTTTCTGGAACTATACGATTTAGACCGGATCGCCTTGCTGCCTAAAAATATAGAATGCCTGTCCATCCGTGCCAGGCGCTGGGTGGACAACCCAGCCAAAGAGACCCAGAAAAAAGAACTTGTCGCACCCTATGAACGCAAACTTGCCCACCTGATTTCAACCCTTGACCCGGGATCTTCAAAGGAAAAGTCCAATGCGGTGGAAGAATTTTTCTGGATGCTGGAAGAGTATAAAATCTCGGTGTATGCCCAGGAACTCAAGACCCGGTTTAAAATTTCGCCAAAACGCCTGGATAAGGCTTTGTTAGATGTTTCTGCCATGGTATAG
- a CDS encoding HAMP domain-containing protein, protein MRYGFKNISSQLVVIILVVAVLTIIPTLPIVYEGETYGSIGIHADTSEIYLKTKGFGVTLLPWALSIFALALFLAILLQKKISGPITHLADITQRIAASEDFSIRAPTGRNDEIGHLYKGFNNMLAFSRKQVTRKEKLNVKDEIELILKMIKRLLGEDIAIHVLHESEDLCIMADRSQMEQIILNLSINARDAMPKGGSLTIETRMVTLSPETMIRHFEIEAGPHACIIVTDTGEGMPPDALFQPFRPRIYSH, encoded by the coding sequence ATGAGGTACGGTTTTAAGAATATAAGTTCGCAGCTCGTTGTCATTATCCTGGTGGTGGCCGTTCTGACAATTATACCCACCCTGCCGATTGTCTATGAGGGGGAGACCTACGGCAGTATTGGGATTCATGCCGACACCAGTGAAATTTATCTTAAAACCAAGGGGTTTGGTGTTACACTTCTGCCTTGGGCGCTCTCCATCTTTGCCCTGGCTTTGTTTCTGGCTATACTGCTTCAAAAAAAAATTTCAGGCCCCATTACACACCTGGCCGATATTACACAGCGGATTGCGGCAAGCGAGGATTTTTCTATTCGCGCGCCGACCGGCCGGAATGATGAAATCGGCCATCTTTACAAAGGATTCAATAACATGCTGGCCTTCAGCAGGAAGCAGGTAACCCGGAAAGAAAAGTTGAATGTGAAAGATGAAATTGAACTTATCCTTAAGATGATCAAACGGCTTTTAGGCGAAGATATCGCAATACATGTACTACATGAGAGCGAGGATCTTTGTATCATGGCTGACAGATCCCAGATGGAGCAGATCATTCTCAACTTGAGCATCAACGCCAGGGATGCCATGCCCAAAGGCGGATCACTGACCATTGAAACCCGGATGGTTACCCTTTCTCCTGAGACCATGATCAGGCATTTTGAGATTGAAGCCGGACCCCATGCCTGCATTATTGTAACTGACACAGGCGAAGGGATGCCGCCGGATGCTCTCTTCCAGCCTTTCAGACCAAGGATATACAGTCATTGA
- a CDS encoding response regulator, with protein sequence MLSSSLSDQGYTVIEAENGEQGTAVFEKNKHRIDLLITDMVMPGKNGLDMAMEFQTTAADLRVILMSGYTENNLIRDGNIPADITFINKPVTPASLSQVIADELGPEVSPPR encoded by the coding sequence ATGCTCTCTTCCAGCCTTTCAGACCAAGGATATACAGTCATTGAGGCAGAGAATGGTGAACAGGGAACAGCCGTTTTTGAAAAAAATAAACATCGCATTGATCTGCTGATCACGGATATGGTCATGCCGGGCAAAAACGGGTTGGACATGGCCATGGAATTTCAGACAACTGCTGCTGACCTCAGGGTCATACTCATGTCCGGTTATACGGAAAATAACCTTATCCGTGATGGGAATATTCCCGCCGATATCACATTTATCAACAAACCGGTCACACCGGCCTCCCTTTCTCAAGTGATCGCCGATGAGCTCGGCCCTGAGGTATCACCGCCGCGATAG
- a CDS encoding ATP-binding protein: MKKTSEDKLELTLSVQDAGIGIPKAEQELIFQSFEQQKNQDTAKYGGTGLGLAITRRLVKLMKGTITVTSSPNQGSRFEVRFFNVAKIKTRDTEREKSDSLLKKIVFNRERILILDTIESNRLFCKRRCQK, from the coding sequence GTGAAAAAGACAAGTGAAGACAAACTGGAATTAACCCTATCTGTCCAGGATGCCGGCATTGGTATTCCTAAAGCGGAGCAGGAGCTCATTTTTCAATCCTTTGAACAACAGAAAAACCAAGACACAGCAAAATATGGTGGAACCGGCCTTGGCCTTGCCATTACCCGCCGACTGGTGAAACTGATGAAGGGCACAATAACGGTCACAAGCAGCCCCAACCAGGGAAGCCGTTTTGAGGTCCGGTTTTTTAATGTGGCCAAGATCAAAACCCGGGATACTGAACGTGAAAAATCTGACAGCCTATTAAAAAAAATCGTGTTTAACCGGGAAAGAATCCTAATTTTGGATACAATTGAATCCAACAGGTTGTTTTGCAAACGGCGTTGTCAAAAATGA
- a CDS encoding response regulator — MNLEVMTANNGHEAILLSVELTPDLILMDIKMPVLDGFEVVRILKTRLDTSPIPIIALTASPTREEKEAALMSGFAGYLAKPLDLDSLLAVITQLEKQLT; from the coding sequence ATGAATCTGGAAGTGATGACAGCCAATAATGGACATGAAGCCATACTGCTGTCCGTTGAACTGACACCGGATCTTATTCTTATGGATATCAAAATGCCGGTGTTGGATGGTTTTGAAGTTGTCCGCATACTAAAAACCCGCCTGGATACCAGCCCAATTCCTATTATCGCCTTAACTGCCTCTCCCACCAGAGAAGAGAAAGAAGCAGCCCTCATGTCAGGGTTTGCCGGTTATTTGGCAAAGCCCCTGGATCTCGACTCACTGTTGGCGGTAATTACACAATTGGAGAAACAGTTAACGTAA
- a CDS encoding IS110 family transposase produces the protein MTKRSKNSTLIQIVHPICCGLDVHKDKISACLITVDANGKEQHEIREFSSFTQDLQKMKTWLIKNSCPVVAMESTGVYWHPVYNTIEATMEVVLVNARHIKNVPGRKTDICDSKWLAGLLRHGLVKGSFIPPEQVREWRELSRLRKIYTESLADYKRRVHKLFITANIKIDSVVSDLFGLTGLNLIDLLCKNDEVTLEKVQECTKGSLKKKIPELYLSLHGYFKDHHRFQLIGMMEAIEMFQRQIEQINARLEILTRDHENLLERLDEIPGIDKKSAQSVLGEVGVTLDEFKSMVAFVAWAGLCPGNNESAGKRKSGRNAVRNHPFKTILVQIAWAAIKTKGSYYKAKYYKLKARRGAKKAIVAIAHRIAKAIYNIIKNGDRYKDLGEEYLSKPNKQRMLKNLAKKADELGMKLVPCEG, from the coding sequence ATGACCAAGAGATCAAAAAATAGCACATTAATCCAAATCGTTCACCCAATTTGTTGTGGTTTGGATGTTCACAAAGACAAAATTTCGGCCTGTTTAATCACTGTTGATGCTAATGGGAAAGAACAGCATGAGATTCGAGAGTTTTCATCATTTACTCAAGATTTGCAAAAAATGAAAACGTGGTTGATTAAAAATAGCTGTCCTGTAGTGGCAATGGAAAGTACCGGGGTATATTGGCATCCGGTTTATAACACCATCGAAGCTACGATGGAGGTCGTTTTGGTTAATGCCAGGCATATTAAAAATGTTCCCGGCAGGAAAACAGACATTTGTGACAGTAAATGGCTTGCCGGACTGCTTCGTCATGGGTTGGTAAAAGGGAGTTTTATCCCTCCCGAACAGGTCCGTGAATGGCGAGAATTAAGCCGATTGAGAAAGATATATACAGAATCTCTCGCTGATTATAAGCGACGTGTTCATAAACTATTTATCACGGCAAATATTAAAATTGATTCGGTCGTTTCTGATTTGTTCGGGCTTACCGGTTTGAATCTCATTGATTTGTTATGCAAAAACGATGAAGTGACCTTGGAGAAAGTTCAGGAATGCACAAAAGGAAGTCTTAAAAAGAAAATTCCTGAATTGTATCTAAGCCTCCATGGATATTTTAAGGATCATCATCGATTCCAACTGATTGGCATGATGGAGGCCATTGAGATGTTTCAAAGACAGATTGAACAGATTAATGCCAGATTGGAAATACTTACCCGTGACCATGAAAATTTACTGGAAAGATTAGATGAAATTCCCGGGATCGATAAGAAGTCAGCACAATCTGTTCTTGGAGAAGTCGGGGTTACACTGGATGAGTTTAAAAGCATGGTCGCTTTTGTTGCATGGGCCGGATTGTGCCCTGGAAATAATGAAAGCGCAGGTAAAAGGAAAAGTGGCCGGAATGCGGTTCGAAATCATCCATTCAAAACGATTTTAGTCCAGATCGCTTGGGCCGCAATCAAGACGAAGGGTTCATATTACAAAGCCAAGTATTATAAACTCAAAGCCAGACGAGGTGCCAAAAAAGCGATTGTCGCCATAGCCCATAGAATTGCAAAAGCCATTTACAACATCATCAAAAATGGAGACAGATATAAAGACCTCGGAGAAGAATACTTGAGCAAACCTAACAAACAAAGGATGTTGAAAAATTTGGCAAAAAAGGCTGATGAGTTAGGGATGAAACTTGTTCCTTGTGAAGGTTAA
- a CDS encoding fumarylacetoacetate hydrolase family protein: MKYQHVFNDGAVCDMPVGKVVCVGRNYVAHIKELDNPMPTEPILFIKPATSLQPISQPIVIPDFTNDCHNETELAVLIGKKITRASLQEAQTSVAGYGLALDLTLRDVQASLKKKGLPWEKAKAFDGSCPISPFIGPDDLADPQDTQLKLEVNGQVRQNESTKLMINKIFDLIVYMSGFFTLLPGDVVLTGTPAGVAALKSGDKLALELDGRFRFSASVA, encoded by the coding sequence ATGAAATATCAACATGTGTTTAACGACGGGGCTGTGTGTGATATGCCCGTGGGCAAGGTGGTTTGTGTGGGACGCAATTATGTGGCTCATATCAAGGAACTAGATAACCCCATGCCCACAGAACCTATTTTATTTATAAAACCTGCAACATCGCTGCAACCAATCAGTCAGCCTATTGTGATCCCTGATTTTACCAATGACTGCCACAATGAGACGGAACTGGCGGTGTTGATCGGCAAAAAGATCACCCGGGCAAGCTTGCAAGAGGCTCAGACCTCTGTTGCAGGATATGGGCTTGCATTGGATTTGACCCTGCGGGATGTTCAGGCATCACTGAAAAAGAAAGGGCTGCCCTGGGAGAAGGCAAAGGCATTCGACGGATCCTGTCCTATTTCTCCTTTTATTGGACCCGATGACCTTGCCGATCCCCAGGATACGCAGTTGAAACTGGAAGTAAATGGGCAGGTGCGGCAAAATGAGAGCACAAAGTTGATGATTAACAAAATATTTGACTTAATCGTTTACATGTCCGGTTTTTTTACGCTGCTGCCCGGAGATGTTGTACTTACCGGAACCCCGGCCGGTGTGGCGGCTTTGAAATCAGGCGATAAACTGGCTCTGGAACTTGACGGTCGGTTTCGTTTTTCTGCATCTGTTGCCTGA
- the draG gene encoding ADP-ribosyl-[dinitrogen reductase] hydrolase: MQSVPIPDKKQVVEKAKGAFVGLAIGDALGATTEFMTAQEIKLQYGVHDQIIGKGWLYLRAGQVTDDTEMSICIGRAIQKSKGWDLTAVAEEFAAWVGGRPIDVGSTCARGIRNYILHQTLEVAPSRWSAGNGALMRMLPVALYTLGNQDLLAQYVVEQAHITHNNPLSDAACIFFGRLLHETMMGAELFRQLLALTKSFVKEYPDFCYVPYPGKSSAYVVDTVQTVFHFLFSTDNFEDCLVGTVNQGGDADTTGALVGMLAGAVYGVEGIPKRWLKRLDPRVYSEVDALATYLVEHSPALLSLKD, encoded by the coding sequence ATGCAATCGGTACCAATACCTGACAAAAAACAAGTTGTGGAGAAGGCAAAGGGCGCCTTTGTCGGTCTTGCCATAGGAGATGCGCTAGGGGCGACTACCGAGTTCATGACGGCCCAGGAAATTAAATTACAATATGGTGTGCATGATCAGATCATTGGGAAAGGATGGCTTTATCTTAGAGCAGGCCAGGTGACCGATGACACTGAAATGTCAATTTGTATCGGACGGGCCATTCAAAAATCCAAGGGATGGGATCTTACTGCCGTGGCCGAGGAATTTGCCGCTTGGGTAGGAGGACGACCCATTGATGTCGGCTCTACATGTGCCAGGGGGATCAGGAACTACATCCTTCATCAAACCCTTGAAGTTGCACCAAGTCGTTGGAGTGCCGGAAACGGAGCCTTGATGCGAATGCTTCCCGTTGCACTCTACACCTTGGGAAATCAAGATCTTCTTGCCCAATATGTGGTGGAGCAGGCCCATATTACGCACAATAATCCCTTGTCTGATGCGGCATGTATCTTTTTTGGCCGTCTGCTTCATGAGACCATGATGGGTGCTGAATTGTTTCGTCAGCTTCTGGCACTGACCAAAAGTTTTGTGAAAGAATATCCGGACTTTTGTTATGTGCCTTATCCAGGTAAAAGCTCTGCCTATGTAGTTGATACCGTGCAGACTGTTTTTCATTTTTTATTTTCAACAGACAACTTTGAAGATTGCCTTGTCGGTACGGTAAATCAGGGCGGGGATGCGGATACCACCGGCGCATTAGTCGGGATGCTTGCCGGCGCTGTTTATGGCGTCGAGGGGATACCCAAGCGCTGGTTGAAACGGCTGGATCCCCGTGTTTATTCCGAGGTCGATGCACTTGCAACATATTTAGTGGAACACTCGCCGGCACTTTTGTCATTGAAGGATTAA